One part of the Conexibacter woesei Iso977N genome encodes these proteins:
- a CDS encoding GGDEF domain-containing protein, which yields MGYATPEQTAAWAALDAARASYHEDPAGAMSAALRAERVAAEAGDPALRGRALALQTFVTIHGGGLRAGFPLAAAAEVAAEAAGHPVTTVEVAAMGAHLAFFSGSYREALRQAERCVAVADAHGDTTLRIFARRQSCMVFGNLDAPEWPGRLDELLALTMGAGDRWEEAISRNDLAHMRNLNGDNAGAMAEIARGIAVAETLAPRNRFALGVLRCTRADIHLAGDRVPEALADARAALAHLSDGREPNPYIYGMSVCVEVRALLAMGAMDEATAAGRAGVARLHRTVPQIRAMILQDIAAALRAGGRAEEAYDALADAAELERLAFRELTELQRDFERAVAEHGVARAKNEELERTVAQLAEAHRELEQLQARLREQAERDWLTGLFNRRYLAGVLEAADARTGGELLSVAALDLDHFKAINDRFGHEVGDRVLARAAELLQQHVRAGDVVARTGGEEFVVVMPGADERDAVACAERLRAAIASDDWAQIAPGLAITASIGVVSAAATRSDDVIRAADRRLYAAKEAGRNRVVTTG from the coding sequence ATGGGCTACGCCACCCCTGAACAGACCGCCGCGTGGGCTGCGCTCGACGCCGCCCGTGCGAGCTACCACGAGGATCCGGCCGGTGCGATGAGCGCCGCGCTGCGGGCCGAGCGGGTCGCGGCCGAGGCCGGCGATCCCGCGCTGCGCGGGCGTGCGCTGGCGCTGCAGACGTTCGTCACGATCCACGGCGGCGGGCTGCGCGCCGGGTTCCCGCTCGCGGCGGCCGCCGAGGTCGCCGCCGAGGCGGCGGGCCATCCGGTCACGACCGTCGAGGTCGCAGCGATGGGCGCGCACCTCGCGTTCTTCTCCGGCTCCTACCGGGAGGCGCTGCGCCAGGCCGAGCGCTGCGTCGCGGTCGCCGACGCGCACGGCGACACGACCCTGCGGATCTTCGCCCGGCGCCAGTCGTGCATGGTCTTCGGCAACCTCGACGCGCCCGAGTGGCCGGGGCGCCTCGACGAGCTGCTCGCGCTGACGATGGGCGCGGGCGACCGCTGGGAGGAGGCGATCTCCCGCAACGACCTCGCGCACATGCGCAACCTCAACGGCGACAACGCGGGCGCGATGGCCGAGATCGCGCGCGGGATCGCGGTCGCCGAGACGCTCGCGCCGCGCAACCGCTTCGCGCTCGGCGTGCTGCGCTGCACGCGCGCCGACATCCACCTCGCGGGCGACCGCGTGCCCGAGGCGCTGGCCGACGCGCGCGCCGCGCTGGCGCACCTCAGCGACGGCCGGGAACCCAACCCCTACATCTACGGCATGAGCGTCTGCGTCGAGGTCCGGGCGCTGCTGGCGATGGGCGCGATGGACGAGGCGACCGCCGCGGGCCGCGCGGGTGTCGCGCGCCTGCACCGGACGGTCCCGCAGATCCGCGCGATGATCCTCCAGGACATCGCGGCCGCGCTGCGCGCCGGCGGCCGCGCCGAGGAGGCCTACGACGCGCTCGCCGACGCCGCCGAGCTGGAGCGCCTCGCGTTCCGGGAGCTGACCGAGCTGCAGCGCGACTTCGAGCGCGCCGTCGCCGAGCACGGCGTCGCGCGGGCCAAGAACGAGGAGCTGGAGCGCACGGTCGCCCAGCTCGCCGAGGCCCACCGCGAGCTCGAGCAGCTCCAGGCGCGGCTGCGCGAGCAGGCCGAGCGCGACTGGCTGACCGGCCTCTTCAACCGCCGCTACCTCGCGGGCGTGCTCGAGGCCGCCGACGCACGGACCGGGGGCGAGCTGCTCTCGGTCGCCGCGCTCGACCTCGACCACTTCAAGGCGATCAACGACCGCTTCGGCCACGAGGTCGGCGACCGCGTGCTCGCGCGCGCCGCCGAGCTCCTCCAGCAACACGTCCGCGCCGGCGACGTCGTCGCCCGCACCGGCGGCGAGGAGTTCGTGGTGGTCATGCCCGGCGCCGACGAGCGCGACGCGGTCGCGTGCGCCGAGCGCCTGCGCGCGGCGATCGCCTCCGACGACTGGGCGCAGATCGCGCCCGGCCTGGCGATCACCGCGTCGATCGGCGTGGTGTCGGCGGCGGCGACCAGGAGCGACGACGTGATCCGCGCCGCCGACCGGCGCCTCTACGCGGCCAAGGAAGCGGGCCGCAACCGCGTCGTCACGACGGGCTGA
- a CDS encoding SGNH/GDSL hydrolase family protein, which translates to MPLPLRLPAALFAAALLVLLLLAPSRAVARVTPADASADVLVLGDSLGVGLRPSLAGLLGDTKIAWDVRSGRTTPQGLTALRSAMRIVHPKTVIVSLGTNDGPNGATFATRIAKVLRDIGPNACVVWADIYRPARKGPYAALNTTLAYEAQHVRRLHLVPWLAAVSAQKVTLPDGLHPDPTGFEYRAQLIADAVHKSCEFPVPTVGGGTDGAPSGGSTATGTGGTTAPDA; encoded by the coding sequence GGCGTTGTTCGCCGCCGCGCTCCTGGTCCTGCTGCTGCTCGCGCCCTCCCGCGCGGTCGCGCGCGTCACGCCCGCCGACGCGTCGGCCGACGTGCTCGTGCTCGGCGACTCGCTCGGCGTCGGCCTGCGGCCGTCGCTCGCCGGCCTGCTCGGCGACACGAAGATCGCGTGGGACGTGAGGTCCGGGCGCACGACGCCGCAGGGCCTGACCGCGCTGCGCAGCGCGATGAGGATCGTGCATCCCAAGACCGTGATCGTGTCGCTGGGCACCAACGACGGGCCCAACGGCGCGACGTTCGCCACCCGGATCGCGAAGGTGCTGCGCGACATCGGGCCCAACGCGTGCGTCGTCTGGGCCGACATCTACCGCCCGGCGCGCAAGGGCCCGTACGCGGCGCTGAACACGACGCTGGCCTACGAGGCCCAGCACGTCAGGCGCCTGCACCTCGTGCCGTGGCTGGCGGCGGTCAGCGCCCAGAAGGTCACGCTCCCGGACGGGCTGCACCCGGACCCGACCGGCTTCGAGTACCGCGCGCAGCTGATCGCCGACGCGGTCCACAAGAGCTGCGAGTTCCCGGTCCCGACCGTCGGCGGCGGGACGGATGGCGCGCCGAGCGGCGGGAGCACGGCCACCGGCACCGGCGGCACCACCGCGCCCGACGCCTAG